One segment of Desmodus rotundus isolate HL8 chromosome 6, HLdesRot8A.1, whole genome shotgun sequence DNA contains the following:
- the SAMD9L gene encoding sterile alpha motif domain-containing protein 9-like yields the protein MGEQVNLPEMTEDWNKEHVKQWVTKDLKIEEKYGQILFHEEVTGLVLQELTEKDLRDMGLPRGPALLVKRAYDKLNNSLPENHNHDSGQVDHTKPAKKERQKKIQQTKKEQGKSVSSNSDHNLSKTRDTKEQGSVLMKEKALNEVATTEDKKNNKLKPEQLTCMPHPFDQAQSSHRYIEHYLLPPETGPGNLIDPIHEYKALTNTDTATEKDIKMKFSNEVFRFASACMNSRTNGTIHFGVKDKPHGEIVGVKVTSKAAFVDHFNRMITKYFEDSEINEARKCIREPRFVEVLLQDNTPSDRFVIEVDVIPKHSVCKEKYFYIIMQTHENETWKQSDELSLFVREGASSKDIRANVKQRDVEFKAFFKKLKSLAVSRKEAEEKYEAKADKKESEGQKLVKLLIGNRESLDNSYYNWYILVTNKCHPNQTKNLDFLKEIKWFAVLDFDPESESKGVAKAYQKSRVANLHFPSQYEEKTTTVREKISRLNLYDQPSWIFCNGRSDLKDERFKPQEPHLWQRERASGVRQLILFLTDENLMTKGKFLVVFLLLSPVQSPGDPLIETFCAFYQALKGMESILCICVNSQIHQRWKDLLQARLTIADELADHSVSTLNLELINSTILKLKPVTQSSRRFLPSCGSSSIILDKKEEDILTALEILCENECKDTDIEKNKSKFQEFKKTKEEHFYRGGKVSWWNFYFSSENYSSAFVKRDNYENLKDLIQCWTESPKPLFVKIINLYHHPGCGGTTLAMNVLWDLKKNFRCAVLKNKGTDFAETAEQVFKLITYKATSHQDYIPVLLLVDDFEEQENVYILQDMIHSILVANGLRYEKTLVIILNCMRSQNPDQSAKLADSIALKHQLSAKEQRAFEAKLEEIEKQHKNCENFYSFMIMKENFDKLYVENVVKNILKGQNINSKEAQLISFLALLNSYVTDFTISVSQCETFLGITCTRTPWKPESIEDKMGTYSTLLINTEVAEYGGYAGVRIIHPLVASCCLKELERSYHLDKCHIVLMLLKENLFYDSGIGKDKFQLYVQTLLLTRQRKEYGDETDTLFSPLIEALQNDEVEKVLKQGSVRFPQNAFICQALARHFYIKEKDFDTALYWANEAKKKAPKNSYISDTLGQVYKSKIKWWLDENKNRRDITVNDLTHFLEAAENASRAFKKSQEQTDRKDYETETWSPQKSQRKYDMYNTAGFLGEVEVGLYTTQILQLTPCFHKEEESSKKTMAEFLSGKRNIPTDPKNEYYLTLSKFTSYLQNLQSDMKKCFDFFADYLVLLKTRNMLKETVEILLSKKISRCFSRYVELFCPSDLGSLQSKESQLLREENCRKSLEALRADKFSGLLEYLNPNHEDAAATMENIVNQYTFLLQQNPNKRLAKEKQNFILANIILNCLKPNSKSIQPLNILKKQLREVLQFVELSHPYPDPYFLACLLFWPENEELDEDAELMEKYVSSLNRSFNRQYRRMCRSKQASTLFYLGKRKGLNSLVHKAEIEQYFSKVQNINSFWQSGDVWKKKEVKDLLRRLTGLAEGKKISIVYGTEKKIKIPVTSVYSGPLRSGGNIERVSFYLGFSIEGPLAYDIEVT from the coding sequence ATGGGTGAACAAGTAAATCTACCTGAAATGACCGAAGACTGGAACAAAGAGCACGTGAAACAATGGGTAACCAAAGACCTTAAGATTGAGGAGAAATATGGACAGATTCTGTTCCATGAAGAAGTGACAGGATTAGTCCTGCAGGAATTAACTGAAAAGGATCTTAGAGACATGGGGCTGCCACGGGGCCCAGCACTTCTGGTAAAGCGAGCATACGACAAATTGAATAACAGTCTTCCTGAAAATCATAACCACGATTCTGGACAAGTAGATCATACAAAACCCGCCAAAAAAGAACGCCAAAAAAAGATAcaacagacaaaaaaagaacagggaAAATCAGTGTCATCCAACAGTGATCACAATCTCAGCAAGACCAGAGATACCAAAGAACAAGGATCAGTTCTTATGAAAGAAAAGGCATTAAATGAAGTAGCAACcactgaagacaaaaaaaataataagctaaAACCTGAACAGTTGACTTGTATGCCACATCCTTTTGATCAGGCCCAGAGCAGCCATCGGTACATAGAACATTACCTTCTACCACCTGAAACAGGACCAGGCAATCTCATAGACCCAATTCATGAGTACAAAGCtctcacaaacacagacacagccACAGAAAAGGACATTAAGATGAAATTTAGCAATGAAGTCTTCCGATTCGCATCAGCTTGTATGAATTCACGCACCAATGGCACCATCCATTTTGGAGTCAAGGACAAACCCCATGGAGAAATCGTTGGTGTGAAAGTCACCAGTAAAGCTGCCTTCGTTGACCACTTCAATCGAATGATCACAAAGTATTTCGAAGATAGTGAGATCAATGAAGCCAGGAAGTGCATTCGGGAGCCAAGGTTTGTGGAAGTCCTCCTGCAGGACAATACACCATCTGACAGATTTGTCATTGAGGTAGATGTTATCCCAAAACACTCTGTATGCAAAGAAAAGTATTTCTACATTATAATGCAAACCCATGAAAATGAAACATGGAAACAAAGTGATGAACTTTCATTGTTTGTGAGAGAAGGAGCTAGCTCTAAGGATATCCGGGCCAATGTCAAGCAACGGGATGTGGAattcaaagcattttttaaaaagttaaagtcaCTAGCAGTATCTAGAAAAGAGGCTGAAGAAAAGTATGAGGCAAAGGCAGATAAGAAGGAGAGTGAAGGACAAAAGCTGGTTAAACTTCTCATAGGAAACCGAGAGTCACTGGATAATTCATACTACAATTGGTATATTCTTGTAacaaataaatgccatccaaaccAAACAAAGAACTTAGATTTCCTAAAGGAAATTAAATGGTTTGCTGTGTTAGACTTTGATCCTGAATCTGAGAGCAAGGGGGTGGCCAAAGCTTACCAAAAAAGCCGGGTAGCAAATCTTCACTTTCCAAGTCAGTATGAGGAAAAGACAACTACTGTAAGGGAGAAAATCTCTCGTCTGAATCTTTATGATCAGCCCAGCTGGATCTTCTGCAATGGCAGGTCGGACTTGAAAGATGAGAGGTTTAAGCCTCAAGAACCACATTtatggcagagagaaagagcttcTGGAGTCAGGCAActgattttatttctcacagacGAAAATCTCATGACAAAAGGGAAATTTCTGGTAGTGTTTCTATTGCTCTCTCCAGTGCAAAGCCCAGGAGACCCACTCATTGAAACCTTCTGTGCTTTCTATCAAGCTCTCAAAGGAATGGAAAGTATATTGTGTATCTGTGTAAACTCACAGATTCATCAACGATGGAAAGATCTACTACAAGCCAGACTGACAATTGCAGATGAATTAGCAGACCACAGTGTTTCCACTTTAAATTTAGAATTGATAAACAGTACTATCCTTAAACTGAAACCAGTCACTCAGTCATCAAGAAGGTTCCTGCCGTCCTGTGGATCTTCTTCCATTATCTTAGACAAAAAAGAAGAGGATATCTTGACCGCACTGGAAATTCTCTGTGAAAATGAGTGTAAAGACACAGATATCGAGAAAAACAAATCTAAGTTCcaagaatttaagaaaacaaaagaagagcACTTTTATCGAGGTGGCAAAGTATCCTGGTGGaacttctatttttcttctgaaaactaTTCTTCAGCCTTTGTCAAAAGAGACAATTACGAAAACCTTAAAGATCTGATACAGTGTTGGACAGAGTCTCCTAAAccattatttgtaaaaattatcaATCTTTACCATCATCCAGGCTGCGGGGGTACTACATTGGCCATGAATGTCCTCTGGGACCTCAAGAAAAACTTCAGGTGTGCtgtgttaaaaaacaaaggaactgATTTTGCAGAAACTGCAGAACAAGTGTTCAAGCTGATTACCTACAAGGCTACCAGCCATCAGGATTACATTCCTGTACTTCTCCTGGTGGATGATTTCGAAGAACAGGAAAATGTCTACATTCTACAGGATATGATCCATTCCATTTTAGTAGCAAATGGTTTGAGATATgaaaaaacactggtaattatcTTAAACTGCATGAGATCCCAGAATCCTGATCAAAGTGCAAAATTAGCAGACAGTATTGCACTAAAACACCAGCTTTCTGCCAAGGAACAAAGAGCTTTTGAGGCCAAACTAGAGGAAATTGAAAAGCAACATAAGAACTGTGAAAACTTTTATTCCTTCATGATcatgaaagaaaattttgataaattgtaTGTAGAAAATGTAGTCAAGAATATCCTAAAAGGACAGAATATCAACAGCAAGGAGGCACAACTCATTTCTTTCCTGGCTCTACTCAACTCTTACGTTACTGATTTTACAATTTCAGTGTCACAGTGTGAAACATTTTTGGGAATCACATGCACTCGTACGCCCTGGAAACCTGAAAGCATAGAAGACAAGATGGGAACCTATTCAACACTTCTAATCAATACAGAAGTCGCCGAATATGGCGGATATGCAGGCGTGCGCATCATTCACCCTCTGGTTGCCAGTTGCTGTCTCAAAGAGCTGGAAAGGAGCTATCACTTGGATAAGTGTCATATCGTACTGATGTTGTTGAAAGAGAATTTATTCTATGATTCTGGAATAGGAAAAGACAAATTCCAACTTTACGTGCAAACTCTTCTGCTTACAAGACAGCGCAAAGAGTATGGAGACGAAACAGATactttgttttctccattaaTTGAAGCTTTACAGAATGATGAAGTTGAAAAGGTCTTGAAACAAGGAAGTGTTCGGTTCCCACAGAACGCATTCATTTGTCAGGCCTTAGCAAGACATTTCTACATTAAAGAGAAAGACTTTGACACTGCTCTGTATTGGGCAAATGAGGCCAAGAAGAAAGCTCCCAAAAATTCCTATATCTCAGATACACTTGGCCAGGTGtacaaaagtaaaatcaaatgGTGGTTGGATGAAAACAAAAACCGCAGGGATATCACTGTTAATGACCTAACACATTTCCTGGAAGCTGCTGAAAATGCATCAAGAGCTTTCAAAAAATCCCAGGAGCAAACTGATAGGAAAGACTATGAAACAGAGACCTGGTCACCACAGAAGTCCCAAAGAAAGTATGACATGTATAATACGGCTGGTTTCTTGGGCGAAGTAGAAGTTGGTCTTTACACTACTCAGATTCTTCAGCTCACTCCCTGTTTCCACAAAGAAGAAGAATCATCTAAAAAAACTATGGCAGAATTTTTATCAGGAAAGAGGAATATTCCTACAGATccaaaaaatgaatattatttgacTCTCAGCAAGTTCACATCCTACTTACAAAACTTGCAGtcagatatgaaaaaatgctttgatttttttgctgattatttggttcttttaaaaacaaggaatatGCTAAAGGAAACTGTGGAAATCTTATTAAGCAAGAAAATCAGCCGTTGTTTCAGTAGATACGTGGAACTTTTCTGCCCTTCGGATCTGGGTTCATTACAAAGCAAAGAGAGCCAGTTACTCCGAGAGGAGAATTGTAGGAAAAGTCTAGAAGCTTTGAGAGCAGATAAGTTTTCTGGACTTCTGGAATACCTTAACCCTAATCACGAAGAtgctgcagccactatggaaaacatagTGAACCAGTACACGTTCCTCTTGCAGCAAAATCCAAATAAACGGCTggcaaaggagaaacaaaatttcattttggCCAACATTATTCTCAATTGTTTAAAACCCAACTCCAAGTCCATTCAGCCACTTAACATACTTAAAAAACAGCTCCGAGAAGTGTTACAATTCGTAGAACTCAGTCATCCATATCCAGACCCTTATTTCTTGGCCTGCCTGCTGTTCTGGCCAGAAAATGAAGAGCTAGATGAAGATGCTGAACTAATGGAAAAGTATGTTTCATCCTTAAATAGATCCTTCAATAGGCAGTACAGGAGAATGTGCAGGTCCAAGCAGGCAAGCACACTTTTCTacctggggaagaggaagggtctCAACAGTCTTGTTCACAAGGCTGAGATAGAGCAGTATTTCAGTAAAGTACAAAATATAAATTCCTTCTGGCAGAGTGGAGATGtgtggaaaaaaaaggaagtcaaagACCTCCTGCGTCGTCTCACTGGTCTGGCTGAAGGCAAGAAAATCTCTATCGTATatggaacagagaaaaaaataaaaataccagtaACATCCGTTTATTCAGGTCCACTCAGAAGTGGTGGCAACATAGAAAGAGTGTCCTTCTACCTTGGCTTTTCCATTGAAGGCCCTCTAGCATATGATATAGAAGTTACATAA